A stretch of Lathyrus oleraceus cultivar Zhongwan6 chromosome 6, CAAS_Psat_ZW6_1.0, whole genome shotgun sequence DNA encodes these proteins:
- the LOC127093705 gene encoding agamous-like MADS-box protein AGL62, which yields MSTGRKSRGRQKIEMKKMSNESNLQVTFSKRRSGLFKKASELCTLCGADVALVVFSPGEKVFSFGHPHVDTVIDRYLSRVPPQNNGTMQFIEAHRSANVRDLNNQLTQINNKLDIEKKRGDELSHLRKATEDQFWWACPIEGMNRAQLELFKKALEELKKLVAQHADRLVIQGAPTQTIPFFVGNGSNSNVPIHHQANPQQAQMFQQQFFQNPMMQPHLFGFNNMGGSGGYGPSGFF from the coding sequence ATGTCAACCGGAAGGAAAAGTCGTGGTCGCCAAAAGATTGAGATGAAAAAGATGAGCAATGAAAGCAATTTGCAAGTGACTTTCTCGAAGCGTCGTAGTGGACTTTTCAAGAAAGCCAGTGAACTTTGCACACTTTGTGGTGCTGATGTTGCTCTTGTTGTATTCTCACCTGGTGAGAAGGTGTTTTCCTTTGGTCACCCACATGTTGATACGGTCATAGATCGTTATCTATCACGGGTTCCACCCCAAAACAATGGCACCATGCAATTCATTGAGGCTCACCGTAGCGCCAATGTGAGAGATCTCAATAACCAACTGACTCAAATCAACAATAAATTGGACATTGAGAAGAAACGTGGTGATGAGCTGAGCCATTTGCGCAAGGCAACTGAGGATCAGTTTTGGTGGGCTTGTCCAATTGAAGGGATGAATAGGGCTCAACTTGAATTATTTAAGAAGGCATTGGAGGAACTTAAGAAACTTGTTGCACAACATGCTGATAGGCTTGTAATTCAGGGTGCACCTACTCAAACTATTCCATTTTTTGTTGGAAATGGTTCAAACTCTAACGTGCCAATTCATCACCAGGCAAATCCTCAACAAGCTCAAATGTTTCAGCAACAATTTTTCCAGAATCCTATGATGCAACCTCATTTGTTTGGTTTCAACAATATGGGTGGAAGTGGTGGATATGGACCCTCTGGATTCTTTTGA